One Bacillus pseudomycoides genomic region harbors:
- a CDS encoding DUF3238 domain-containing protein: MANIVKIRGSVFAPYAWLEPIKDPTTGKLFEYTGDAREFTPYAVNTMRSRIEQEIVVDFYKKEIFTYANTGITTERITTPDGSVNKRTGKASTENILCTDVVWKSNDVKFKMTASASNPLNVYAPPVDYLLTVHVQKDGTVDIEGAHDGFPCYEFYKQVNFGLFEKIHTHDFRETGDTAEALGGDMEYSFKKIL; the protein is encoded by the coding sequence ATGGCTAACATCGTGAAAATTAGAGGAAGTGTGTTTGCCCCTTATGCTTGGTTAGAACCTATTAAAGATCCTACAACAGGAAAACTTTTTGAATATACTGGTGATGCACGTGAATTTACACCTTATGCTGTAAACACTATGCGTTCCAGAATTGAACAAGAAATAGTTGTAGATTTTTATAAAAAAGAAATTTTCACATATGCGAATACCGGCATAACAACAGAAAGAATCACAACTCCTGATGGTTCCGTTAATAAGAGAACAGGAAAAGCTAGTACGGAAAATATTTTGTGCACTGATGTTGTATGGAAGTCAAATGACGTCAAATTTAAAATGACTGCAAGTGCTAGCAACCCATTAAATGTATATGCACCTCCTGTTGACTACCTATTAACTGTACATGTCCAAAAAGATGGTACTGTCGATATTGAAGGTGCACATGATGGATTCCCTTGTTATGAATTTTATAAGCAAGTAAATTTTGGTCTGTTTGAGAAAATTCATACACATGACTTCAGAGAAACTGGTGATACAGCTGAAGCTCTAGGTGGAGACATGGAGTATAGTTTTAAAAAGATATTATAA
- a CDS encoding MarR family transcriptional regulator — translation MSHQVFSELDLTSLLSLSFSASINELHDKLSELGFRDIRPVHGFMFKCITPNGATGIELAEYLGITKQAVSKMVDYLEKSGYVMRKAHPTDKRGKIIVLTEKGWLVVQAKEKILTEIEQRWIENIGAERMQMLKEDLTKLVYEANEGKSSSRLRPVW, via the coding sequence ATGAGTCATCAAGTATTTAGTGAATTGGACCTTACGTCACTTTTGTCATTATCCTTTAGCGCATCAATCAATGAACTACATGACAAATTGAGTGAATTGGGATTTAGAGATATTAGACCTGTACACGGTTTTATGTTTAAATGCATCACTCCTAATGGAGCGACAGGTATAGAACTAGCCGAATATTTAGGAATTACAAAGCAAGCTGTGAGTAAAATGGTGGATTATCTTGAGAAAAGTGGTTATGTAATGCGCAAAGCTCATCCAACTGATAAGAGAGGGAAAATTATTGTTTTGACCGAAAAAGGTTGGCTAGTAGTGCAAGCAAAAGAGAAGATACTAACTGAAATTGAACAACGTTGGATTGAAAACATAGGCGCTGAAAGAATGCAAATGCTCAAGGAAGATTTAACAAAGTTAGTTTATGAAGCAAATGAGGGTAAATCATCATCGAGGTTAAGACCTGTCTGGTAA